The Raphanus sativus cultivar WK10039 chromosome 6, ASM80110v3, whole genome shotgun sequence sequence CAAGCTTACATCAAAGAGATTCTTCATGTGGCTGCGATGTCCGACTGTAATCCCATGCCCACTCCTCTCCCTCAACGTATTGAATCGGTGGATGACACCTTGTTTTCAGAACCTACATACTTTCGGAGTCTTGCAGGCAAACTGCAGTACCTCACCATCACTCGTCCTGACATTCAATATGCAGTTAATCTGGTGTGTCAACGAATGCATGCTCCTACAGTTACCGACTTTTTGCTCTCCTGAAGCGGATTCTAAGATATCTAAAGGGCTCACTGAAGTATGGTCTCCACATTAAGAAGAGCAAAGACATGTCGTTAATGGCTTACTGTGACAGTGATTGCGGTGGATGCCGAGAGACCAAGCGTTCCACAACTGGTTTCTGCACTATCTTGGGTTCGAACCTAGTCTCGTGGTCAGCAAAAAGACAGGACACAGTCTCAAGATCATCTACGGAGGCAGAATACAGAGCCTTAGCGGAGACGGCTCAAGAAATAACCTGGATCTCTCAACTCCTGCGTGACTTGAATATCCCGCAAGATCATGCCACGCTACTGTTATGTGACAACCTATCGGCAGTTTACTTAAGCACAAATCCAGCTCTGCACAAGAAGTCTAAACATTTTGACAGAGACTGGCATTATATCCGAGAACAGGTGGCTCTTGGGCTCATTGAAACTAAGCATATCCCAGCGGAGCAGCAAATTGCAGACATTTTTACCAAACCCCTGGCTCGGAAGGCGTTTGAGCAATTGAGAAGCAAACTTGGCGTTGAAGAATCTCTCACGCAAagtttgagggggagtgttagtgAAGCCCATCTGGTTACGAAGCCCATGAGGAGTAACAAGGCCCAAgatcaaagatcatctcttcTTCATCAACGGTCATCTCCTCTTTACTCTTTGTCGGCTTGCGTAACAGAGGAGGCTTGTACGGGTTCCTCACAGCTCCCTATCCAGAATCGCTATACTCCTCTCTTAACGTCTTGCGTGGGCTAGTCAAGACCTTATCCTTACAGCTGTTATCCTAGTGTTTAGATCTTTCTCTTAGCGCTTTATATTGAGACTGATTGTCGTCATTGTAAGGTATCCGAGTATTACAGTTTTCTCAAGTAATAAGATAAAAGTTCAGTTTCCTTCAcaatactaattgaaccaaaaaatcaatttagaactataaaattatattagtttataaaaattttagtgtatattaatttatcaattattaatttaaagaggttaaacTGTATAAgttatctctttcttttgtattctttCTAAGggcttttttttattctttcacATATCTGAATTTGTTTACAAATGAAGCATGTGAGGCAGAGTAGATTTGTTTCGGGACTGGGAGGATTTGTGATTTGTAAGCTCCACCATAATGTTTCGTGTTTCACTCTTTTCATTTGATAAAGATGACAAATAGAGCTTTCATTTAAGATAATCCTTCGGTTCTATTGAAACCAAAGTCTAATAACGTCAACAGTCAACACCATAATTCTTTCTTATGTCGAGACTAATTAAATCAATGATATTAATTAAAAGCCAATTAATTAATACTCTTTttgtaccattttaagtgatgtttaaggtttttatacaaatattaagaaaatacaaatttttatgtaatttatcttggttacataaaattgcattaaataaaatcagtctaaccaataaaaaaacatatagtattttgtaattggttgcaaatttcaattgacattaaattttatctagaaatgtgagaacatcacttattatgaaacaaaataaaatacttaaacagcacttaaaatgatacagagggagtatgtaCTGAATATTATTTCGTTCGTTTCTTACATATAGGTGTTTTCGTACGATCGAATGCTCTGTATTTTCTAAGTATTTTATGGTTTATCCCAACCGATACAACCAGTGAACCAGAGACAGACCTACATGCATTAATGGTGGGTCAGTTGACACCCCTTAAATCGTATAAAACCGATTTTTTTACATGAATAATAAGAATATTTGTTAGTTCTGGTGGTTAAATCTTTTCTTCTGACACCCCCCCCTAAATCAGGGTTCAAACCCCAGTTGACCTcatatttttaccttttttccCAGACTTAAAAGtccatttaaatttttgatccaTGTTAAACTAGAGTCTGGGTCCGCCACTGGATACAACTAGCAAttaaattataaagtataagGGTAACTTTGGtctttaaaatgttattatgtACATAGCCTTAAACATCAAACTTTATGAAACGTAGAAAATACTAAACGAGCCTcctatttttaattaacttaCATATAGGCATGTTTGCATGAACCGTAAATAAACCCGTCAACTCCGTAAGTTGTCTTTCCATGCCGGCACTTTATATCTGTGACTTCAAAAGAACTGTCTTTTGTCGATATTATACTTCGTGACACCGAAAGGAGCTCTAAACGATAAGGATGTCGAGGACAAGACCCAAATCCATCGAACTCTTTTAAAGAAATTGTTTGGCTCGTTCAGCTCTTTTCTCTAGTTTTCCTCTTAATAGACATGTTTCACCTTAGATAATTCGACAGAGTTCCGACTAATACCTTATCAAAATTAATTAGTGTTCACCAACATCAAATGTTATAAGAATTGCCGCACCTGCACCGAGTACGACTTGTGGCATTTTTGGGTTGGGTGAGGCCTTATTTTTTAACATTGAATATCTCAAGTGGACTAACTTtcagaataaatatataagatgatgGCGATGACTTCATATATATTGTCATCAtccaaattttcatattaaattttgcaTGTGTAATGATTCAAAAATCATGTTTATGTGAAATAGTACATAGGTCTCCTGATAATCGTTGTCGATTTGGGATATTAGGACCACATTTTATATCGTTCTAATCTTTAAAATAGTGCGCTggcttagaaaaaaaaaagtgaactaAGAATTTCTCTTTTAACCACACTTTAATCACGTAACCATTTCAAAATGTAAATCGGATTTTtcttatcatatatatatatatatatatatctacgaTCTCTATTTTGGGTCGACTGGGTCTGGCTAGACCAATGTTTGAAATTGAAACCCTAATCCAGTTTCAAATTGGACTagaaaactaaacaattaaagtttttttttgtcactccATTGTATGAGAATCCaaattattattcttttggataatcatatatatatatttctacattttagaaaaaaatatcatatatatttccAAAACTAATGAATTGTGTTGTAAAGCGTATCAAATGgtatgtcattttttttttttgcttttcatGAAacctttatatttctttttgttctttgcTATAAATTTTCGATCATGTATGGGAATCCAATTTTTTGCTCTTTTGGATTATTCGGTCTGATATATAACGAGTATGAGCAACACGATTTCGTATACTGTTTTTTTTGGGCTAGTTACAATTTGAATAGTTTAAAACTTCAATCTCGGTTTGATTGAAGCTATTGGACCAAGTAGAAACATAGCAAAAGGTAGAAGGAAGAAAGCTTAATGATTTGTTTTTTCGATATTACGGTGTATAAAAAAGTAACACATATAGGACGTGACACCTGGATTAATCTATTGATTAGGTGagattattttatgttaagagtAACTAAAGACCAACAAATGTTAATGacttaagttcaaaaaaaattgttaatgacTTATTCTTTGTACAAAGTGACATATACTACTATCATGTAAACTTTGCTTGAGCCCAAAGGATAAACTGGCATGGATAATACATCAGTGAACATGGTAGTATTACTATTATTACTAGGTAAGGAACCCGTGCGATATCGCACGGGAgctatttttacaaaaataaattttcacatttttcaatagaaaattttatttatgtatccAAAATTTTTCAATTGAAAAGACATGgacataaattatttatagattttcaaaattttctttcaATAATCACATCTTTTGAATTCAAAGgtagttattttgaaatgatactAATATTAATAGTCACAAATTTTCAATATgaataatcataattttttaatataaatggtcacattcttttaataaataattatctacAAATAAtagaaatcatgttttctttaaCCGCTGATATCATTATTTCTTTGtgggaaaaaaaattaacatccCGGTGAAGTTTGTTCCTAATCTATAATCTAACGGCTACGATTTTTAATTAGGAACTTAGGAAGACATCATTGTTTCACTTAAAGAAGAGATGTATTAATTCTCTAAAGCtgtttcttttcaaaataatagCCAATTAATGAACCCTTTCATATTTGTTGGTGAATTAAATTTTAGGATCTACTGACATCATcgtttttgtatggaaaataaatgaaagtctacatatatataattctatAGTTGTTGACCAAAAAATGTAATTCTACGGTTCTGATTTTAGatgatttcatatttttaaaataaaatttgttttgatgGTCGAGATTAGCACACCTATTAATCCAAGGCTTGATATTAGACTTACCTGTaagcagtttacaaaaaaaaaaaattagacttACCTTTTGTTTGACCGAAGCTTTGTGTCGGTATGAAGCATTGCGTTTGTTAACAGAGCTGTGAGTCTTGTGACCCCTGGTTTGCATCTCTTCCTTTGTTTATACTGACAGTGCTATTTCTgcttttttcaatttttgtttttattcctgattcgtttttttattaaaccatATATTATCGTTCGATCATTCTCCATTCATTGCCATTTACATTGTCGATAAttgaagctttttttttatcaattttgaaGCTTCTTTTATGAAGATAAATCTTCTGAAACTTTCTATCTAATTATGTTGCGTTTATGAAGGTCGTCAAACTATTTTTATCCCTATCAACACGATCCAGATTGCTCCATTATTGCATTGTCGATATACTGTATGCATGATATCTTTTAGTTTTCGCAAGGTCTGTAAATACTAATACTCCGCGGGATTGACACAGGTGGCCATAGTTGCATATTAAAAAGCCTGCGAAACTACCAATTTCATGTCTGGCTACAAACCTTTAAACTAATGAACAAAACAACGATTTATTCACTCCTGCAGATTATCAATAAACCTAGATACggtcaaatatatattatcaatctGATTATACATATGTATGGAGTAGAACTGATCACGTAGTGGAATCTCGGAGAGTGAAAAATCTCTATGCATGTACGTATACGTCAGTCACAGATCGAGTTtctcattaataatttttataggaaaaaataaaaaaatacggTTGATTTGTtcaactatttatatattttgaaaatctaTTTGAATAGTCgcatattttcaatttaaatagtcgtattcttttaatttaaatgtagttatttacaatatataaatagttacaACTTTTCAATATAAATGGTCACATTTTTTCAATagaaatagttattttaaaataaaaagacacaacttttaaaatttatacttttaaaggTTGCTTGTtgaaaacacataaatataaattatttttttataaatgaatacATAACCTTTCaactaaaaaaaactaagactaatgatttcattgttttttttttggatttttggcTATCTAAACATGTATAACTCTtcctattattttttgttcacaaCGCTTCATTTGTATATCTTCTAGAAATATTTAACGACCAAATTgcacataattttttattcatcattttattttgattagtGAAATTATACTTTGAAAAAATACTCTGAAGCTATTTatagattttcaaaaattaCTTTGAAGAGTCACATTTTTCAATTGAATAGTCACAACTTTTGGATATGAATAGTCACAACTTTTAGAAATGAATGGTCACAAATTTTCGATACGAACACATTCTTTCAAACTAAATGGTCacatattttcaattaaattaaaaaaaataaacacataaACTTTCAATATAAATGGAATGCATACCTTTTGGAATTGTTTTGGTTTCCTATTATTAGTAGATAAATCATTTACCTAAATGTCCACGCTGTATTTGTAAAAATCTTAAATGGAaagtttttctaaataatatatgcGTATATTGATTTCTAAATAATCAACGTAAACGACTatactataaattataaatggaaACAATACATATATAACGCCAACGTACGTAAATACGTATATATCACCACGGATGCAACTAGGCAAAGTATGATCCTAGTGTAGCATATTCCAGTTGATATGCCGTcgaatttaatatgttttgatgACACTAAACCTTTATTGCCATTttctgataaaaaaatatttgatttcaaGATGAACTTCAAATATTTGTTTGTCTTGTCTTCTTCTTGGATTTGAGAATTCATTTCCCTTCCTTTTTCTCTACGCatattctctttctttctcgcacagtcacacacacacacacttcacgatatatatacatatatattcttttttgaaCAACCACACTTCACGATATATAATATCATAAACCTAGCTTTTTGCCATcttcgagtttttttttttaccggCGACTTCTTGAACATGGTTTTGTCGTTGCTCGCCAACTggagaaaaaacaatatatcaCTGCCTTTACTGTTCTActttaaataaaagtttaaagttttttcTTCTGTCGAATTCTAATTTAAGCTTGGATATCCCCTGCAACTGAGGGTTGATACCTTTCAAAGTTGTGATTATTAATTAAacattatttttgaatttctgTATTTTATATTCAGTCACTCGTCatctctttttctatttttttccgTTTATAGTTTCTTATTTACagatggtgaagaagaagaagaagaagaagaaaggcaaGAGAGGAGAGAGCTTTAAAATCCTATTTTCTAGGGTTTGTCTTCCCTGTAAGTATTCTTGATTTCTTCTCTTTGACTTTTGACCATATTTTCTTGAGGTAGTactatatacatatacacatatattcACTCTTTGTTCAGTATGTTACTGTTTATGTTCTTCAGTATATTAATTAGCCAAACCCTCTATACGTTTTCTCTTGTGGGCAGTTTGACCAACTTCAATCTTTGGTTCACTTTCTTGATTAAATCAAATCTGTTTAACTCAGATTAGCTAAAACAAATTTTCTTTCTCTATAACTTCCAGGGGAAGTGATGTGGTTCATAAAACATAACCTGTAGATCTGGTTAGTTAGTCCATGATTGAATAGTTTTTTTGGTATATCTACTTTGGTTGGCTATTTAAGGTTCTATAGATAGAGAAACGGAATGATTCTCAGTGTTTGATTCAGTTCTTGGTTGGAACTTTACAGAGAGGGAATGTCAGAGGCTTAGCAGCAGAGGGAGAGACTTCAATTTTTACCAAGAAATGTTGACGGTAAGAGAGGACCACACAGGTAGGTTTCTAGCAAGCTCGAGCATGTCTAGGCCAAGGAAGATTCGGATTCATGGCTACAAGATACCGGATCTGAACCTAGACCCTTGCCTGGATGAAGAAGTAACGAAAGAGGTGGTTGGTTCTAAACAACAGGATGCAGATTACGTTCCTCAGCTTGCTTACGAGCTAGAGGTCGAGATACTCTCACGCGTCCCGCGTTTTGAGTATTGGAAACTAAACCTTCTGAGCAAACGCTTTTCGCGTTTACTAAAAAGCGGTAAGATATTCAAGGTGCGGCGAGACCGCGGTGTGGTCGAACCGTCTGTCTTTATGCTGTCAAACGGCGACACGAGGTGGACCATGTTCGATAAGGACTTCGAGAAGTTTCAGAAGGTTCCTGAACTTCCTTCCGACATGTGTTTCTTCCGTGGAGACAAAGAATCGCTCTGCGCTGGAACGCATTTGATCGTCACTGGGAAGGAGGAGAAGAGCATTGCCTTGTGGAGGTACGAGGTGGAGACGAGCAAGTGGTTCAAGGGTCCTGCGATGATCACGCCGCGGATCTTGTTCGCTTCAGCTACTTGTGGGACTGTTGTGTTTGTAGCTGGAGGGTTGAAGATCGATGGAGACGGGTCTTTAGAAGTCGTGAATAAAGCAGAGAAGTACGATTCCGAGACCAAAACGTGGACGCGTCTCCAGGGGATGCACAAGCGGAGGAAATTCTGTTCTGGATGTTACTTGCACGGCAAGTTTTACGTCATCGGTGGGAGGGATGAGAGAGATCAAAACCTAACTTGCGGAGAACGTTACGATGAGGGGACGGATACTTGGGAGTTAATACCGGACGTTCTCAAAGACATGTCTTTCTCTTCTATTCAATCTCCACCGCTCATCGCGGTAGTGAATGAAGATCTTTACTCTCTGGAAACATCGGCGAACGAGCTTCGCGTTTATGATACAAACGCTAACGTTTGGAAGAAGCTTGGTGATGTTCCTGTTAGAGCCAAGTCTAATGGAGGTTGGGGTGTTGCGTTTAAGTCGCTTGGGGACAAGCTGCTTGTGATTGGAGCATCTTCCGGACCGTCCAGGACAGAGACGATGTCCGTTTACACTTGTAGTCCGTGCGCTGATCCTAAGGAGAAGCTGGTTTGGGAGGAGTCTAAACGCTGCTGTGGTGTTCGGCTCAgccattttattttaaactgtTGTGTGATGATTGCTTAAGTGTCTTCTCTATAGAAAATCAAAACTGGAGTCAGTTTTGGccttttgtgtgttttgaaatAAGATAAGTTGTGGCGTCGCCAGACGCCTAAACTTAATCGCTGTGGGGGGTTGTCTTTCTTGTTTGGCGTTTACGGTCTTGTGCATTTTAGTAAACGCTTGTACTCTTTGTGATATAAAATTCAGCATTTGTATGTTAATTTCAAGTAGGCATTGACATTTTTGTAACTGAACTCCAGACTCAAACCAAcctaaaattaatagaaaaaaaaatccgagATCATATATTTCCGAgctaaaaaaagttcaaaataaattttgtaagatAGTATATCAGATTCGAATATTATCTTTCAAATCCGACGTGAACATATATAAATTCTGAATGAAGTTATGAGGTTGAATCCATAAGAAACTAATCAGAATCCTAACATGTATCCAAATGTCCATACCTAGTTAAAGTGATTATGTGAAAAAATAACAAACGGTTGTGTAAAATAAAGTGATATCTCCATATGCTTTTTCGTTTACGATAAGCAGGCCTCATATGTTCTTAAGGCCCATTCGTATGTTTGAAGGAAACTACTCCCCGTTTCCTATATACACTACTACACTGCAGGACGTTTTAAGCGCCAAGCAAGTGAGAGTAAAGGCGTTTAAGCCATTTTGGAGACGAAAGAGGGAGGGGGAGATAACAAATGGCGGGAAAGCGTACGTCGCCGTTTTCGTCTCCGTTGCTGAAACCACCGCCGCTTTCGACTCCGAGAGCGGAAGAAGAGACGGAGTGCTGGAGAAAGGAAGTGGACGAGAACCTGAAGCGTCTCCAGTCGCTGCTTTTCGGTGCCGAACAGTTCCTTGAGAAATCAGATTTCTCCTCCGCTCAGATCCTCGGGCTTCGTCTCCTAGGTTTCCTCGATTCTCGATCCGTCACGGACGCCGATCGTGATTTCATCGCACCTATCAGACGAGAAGTTTCCTCGAATGTCGATTCAGCTTTGGAAGGCCTCGTTTCAGATTCGGATCGGTACTCCTTAGCTTGTCCCCCTTGTAATTGGATTAGATTTTACTTGCTGAGAGTAGTTGATTCGTACGAGGTGTAGCTTGCATTGTTAGGTGTTGAAAGGCTAATTAGTCTCTTTATCTGTAATCTATGAGCGTAACATTTGAAGCTGAAATGTATATAAGTGATTGCTACTCTTCTCCAAGCTCAGTTTTCGTCAATATTGTCTACAGGCAAGCATTTGAACTTGCAAAGGCAGCTCCAGGCCCTATTTTTGGCAGCAGAGGCGACTTTGATGTGGAGAAGATCAAGCAGTCgaaacattttcattttcatcatAGCCAGTCTAACGGAAAGGGTGTTAAAGAGATGGTAATGCTACGACCTTTGAAACGAGGATTACTTTACTAAGTACTGTTTATGCATGGAACTGAGATTTTTGTTTTGGCTCCAACATGGATAATGAACCTAATGTGAACTTGTTTTCAGGAAGAGCGGCTGGATGCGCGTAAATTAATTCCCAAAGCATCTAAGCCAATGATGCAAGCTAGACTGACTTCATTGTATGGAAATAGCATGGTTAAACCAGATAATCAGCGCAGAACTTCCGTGAGCAATCAAGACAGTACCCCTGATGAGTGTGCCATTGTCGAGAGAAGCCATGGAGGTGGTTTTGGAACAAAGCGAGCTCATGGAGAAATCAGCAACTTCTCAAATCATGGGGAAACGAAGGAAGATGGTGCTGCTAATGGATTTGTTTCCGCCAAAATAAAACTGGTATAAGGATCTTTAATTATGCTTCTCTTACCGTCTACCATATTTAAACTTTAGCTCTATGATTAgatgtttcaaagttttaaattGTGCTTTATTACCTATTACATATTTTGACTGGTGGAAGAATCTGTTTTCTGTAATACAGAATCTCAACTTTGGCGAGCTTAATCTTTCAAACTGTGCTTTGTTACCTTTTGCATATTTTGATTAAATGTTTCTCACGGTTTATAAGTATGGATGTTCCTTACTGATTTTGTGAGCCACCATCTGAACTTTGCAAAGCATAATCTTTTGAACTGTGCTTCGTTACcatttgcatatgttgactaCTATCTCTCTTGCTTTAGGAAATGGACGTTAGACAGAAACGAGGATCAACCGGGGCACCCAATTCATCTTTTTCTCCTCAGGGTGAAAACAAGGCGTTAGCCAGGGGATACGGTGCAAGATCGGGTGGCTATTTAAGACGTGGAAACCGCGGTAATTTTGTTCCTCCAGTTAAATCTAGCGGGAATAATGTTGGAAATACGACGTCTCGTATTGGTGGAAAGACTGATGATACACTAGATGATTCAACCAGAACATGGTAAGTGATTGTTAATtactatattaaaaacattgtcTCTGTTCTTTATTTCACATTGATAGTGGTTCATCAATAATACATGCCTAACAATAGGACGACAAGATATGCAATATATGTTAAAACTATGCCTGATCTGTTGTTCATGGTGAAATTTAACTGAGGTGTAGTCTTTAGTTGCATATGCACACTTATCAATTCAAATTTTGTGTATAAGCAATTTCTATCACCAATTTTTGTAATATGCTTGTAAGTCTGAAAAGAACTTACCCTGTTCTAGTTTGGAGATGCTCTGTGGTCCTGATGGTGAGCTTCCCGAGAAGTTGAGAAACTTGGAACCTCGTCTTATAGAGCATGTCAGCAACGAAATTATGGACCGAGACCCCAATGTCCGCTGGGATGATATTGGTACAAGAAGATGATTAAAACATGTTTCGTTGCAGTGCATATTATTATCTCACTTGCATCTTGAGTTTCTCACCCTAAGTTGTTGCTGTGCAGCTGGTCTGGAACATGCTAAAAAGTGTGTTACTGAGATGGTCATCTGGCCATTGTTACGTCCTGACATATTTAAAGGTTGTCGTTCTCCTGGGAAAGGACTTCTTCTCTTTGGTCCACCAGTAGGTACCCCTTATCCTTTTCGACATTGAAGATGATGTGTTTTTGTGTATGTTCTTAATTCTACATCAACTTCATTCCAGGGAACTGGTAAAACTATGATCGGAAAAGCTATAGCTGGAGAAGCAAAAGCAACTTTCTTCTATATTTCAGCCAGTTCATTGACAAGCAAGTGGGTTAGTTCCACATCTTTGCTTGCGTTTCACAAGGACATTCGTAGAATATAGGTCAGTGATTTTTTTACTGCAGATTTAACATTAAAACGAGTGTACATGCAGATTGGCGAAGGAGAAAAGCTAGTGAGGGCCCTTTTTGGAGTTGCAAGTTGCCGCCAGCCTGCAGTCATATTCGTAGATGAAATAGATTCTTTATTATCTCAGGTTTGTTCTTATCTCTTGAACTTTATCAATGTATATAACGTGGCctgtaaagaataaaaaaaggGTGGTTTATTATAGACAATTTGTGGCATGTTTTCACATTTTTGGTTCCCCTAATGTAAACGTTTTGCTGAAAGAAACGAACTTTCACCCTTTGCAACAGCGCAAGTCAGATGGTGAACATGAATCGAGTAGAAGACTCAAGACACAATTTCTGATTGAAATGGAAGGTTTCGATAGCGGCAGTGAGCAAATTCTCCTAATCGGTAAAAGAAATTGGAACATGCATGTTTGAGTTTTGTGGGTTTGTGAGAGTACTTTATGATGATTGTTTATGTTTGGTCAGGAGCAACAAATAGACCCCAAGAGCTCGATGAAGCAGCAAGAAGACGGCTTACCAAGAGACTCTACATTCCTCTTCCTTCATCTGGTGAAGAATAATAAACGCTTTTTTCATATCATTCTGTGGTTTTGTTCGGAAAAACTGCCCTTACGtggtttgtttttgttattgaaGAAGCAAGAGCATGGATTATACAGAATCTCCTACAGAAAGATGGGTTATTTACATTATCCGAGGATGATATGAGTGTCATTTGCAAGCTAACTGAAGGTAAAATTATCATAAGAACTCAGAAACACTTTTATTGTTGTAGGCAATTTGTGGAGTTGTGATCTTAAAATTCCCAAGATCTAAACCCAATAATCCAAATGCACATTTTCAGCATAACCAAGATATTAGCTTGTTTTGCAATTTTTGTGACTGCAGGGTACTCAGGATCAGACATGAAGAACCTAGTGAAAGATGCAACTATGGGTCCATTAAGGGAAGCTCTCAAACGAGGCATAGATATAACAAACCTGACGAAAGATGACATGCGACTTGTGACTCTTCAGGTAACACACAAAAGTGAAGATGTTGattatattatcattttttggGTTAGATTTAATTGGATGTTATGTTAATTCTGTGAATACACATGCAGAATAAAGAAATATTTGTTGAGTCTCTTTTTGATAAATTTGGTCCTGATGCAGGACTTTAAAGACGCATTGCAGGAAGTAAGGCCTTCGGTTTCTCAGAACGAGCTTGGAATCTACGACAACTGGAACAATCAGTTTGGTAGCTTAAGCCTTTAAGACTAAGACTGGTGAGTTATACAATTACCACTGATCCTTTTCTTTTCTGGAATATACATTTGCATTATTTATCACAATTATAAGATATACAGCAGCGCCATTGTAGATAAACAAGAGTTTTTACTGTACCTGCTAATACCTAAGAATACAGtctccttttttcttctttgccCCTTCTATATATTGTCCTGTCAaggaattaaaagaaaaaccttgAACGATTCATATAAAATCgctctttaaattttcaaacattTCTGTGTAACCTATACATCATGTTTGCACTATTTTTTTGTTCCTTTCTGTAATATTTTACAGCACCAACCACTAAACATTCTGCACCATTCTTATTCGAGTTGCCTGTTTCAGGAGACTCCTGGACCATTGTGCTCGAAGAACTGGCAATGGATGGGCTAGTTGACTCGTCTGAGCATTTATGTAAACAAACAAGAAGTGATTCCACAAgtaaaaaacaatcaaaattcTCACCGCCACTTATGTATAGTTTTGACTCTTACCCTATGTACCACCAGCTCAAGAGGCTTGGAAAAGCTTTGTTCAGATGAA is a genomic window containing:
- the LOC130497103 gene encoding ATPase family AAA domain-containing protein FIGL1-like produces the protein MAGKRTSPFSSPLLKPPPLSTPRAEEETECWRKEVDENLKRLQSLLFGAEQFLEKSDFSSAQILGLRLLGFLDSRSVTDADRDFIAPIRREVSSNVDSALEGLVSDSDRQAFELAKAAPGPIFGSRGDFDVEKIKQSKHFHFHHSQSNGKGVKEMEERLDARKLIPKASKPMMQARLTSLYGNSMVKPDNQRRTSVSNQDSTPDECAIVERSHGGGFGTKRAHGEISNFSNHGETKEDGAANGFVSAKIKLEMDVRQKRGSTGAPNSSFSPQGENKALARGYGARSGGYLRRGNRGNFVPPVKSSGNNVGNTTSRIGGKTDDTLDDSTRTCLEMLCGPDGELPEKLRNLEPRLIEHVSNEIMDRDPNVRWDDIAGLEHAKKCVTEMVIWPLLRPDIFKGCRSPGKGLLLFGPPGTGKTMIGKAIAGEAKATFFYISASSLTSKWIGEGEKLVRALFGVASCRQPAVIFVDEIDSLLSQRKSDGEHESSRRLKTQFLIEMEGFDSGSEQILLIGATNRPQELDEAARRRLTKRLYIPLPSSEARAWIIQNLLQKDGLFTLSEDDMSVICKLTEGYSGSDMKNLVKDATMGPLREALKRGIDITNLTKDDMRLVTLQDFKDALQEVRPSVSQNELGIYDNWNNQFGSLSL
- the LOC108809063 gene encoding F-box/kelch-repeat protein At3g27150-like; this encodes MLTVREDHTGRFLASSSMSRPRKIRIHGYKIPDLNLDPCLDEEVTKEVVGSKQQDADYVPQLAYELEVEILSRVPRFEYWKLNLLSKRFSRLLKSGKIFKVRRDRGVVEPSVFMLSNGDTRWTMFDKDFEKFQKVPELPSDMCFFRGDKESLCAGTHLIVTGKEEKSIALWRYEVETSKWFKGPAMITPRILFASATCGTVVFVAGGLKIDGDGSLEVVNKAEKYDSETKTWTRLQGMHKRRKFCSGCYLHGKFYVIGGRDERDQNLTCGERYDEGTDTWELIPDVLKDMSFSSIQSPPLIAVVNEDLYSLETSANELRVYDTNANVWKKLGDVPVRAKSNGGWGVAFKSLGDKLLVIGASSGPSRTETMSVYTCSPCADPKEKLVWEESKRCCGVRLSHFILNCCVMIA